The following proteins come from a genomic window of Winogradskyella sp. PC-19:
- a CDS encoding DUF423 domain-containing protein → MNKKLLITAAIFGILGIILGAFAAHGLEKLVDAKAIKSFETGVRYQMYHAFFLLILGNTSFMSQKAKSYILTLVVLGVFFFSFSIYGLATNALTSFDFKAIAFVTPIGGLLLILAWLVLLINILKTKLD, encoded by the coding sequence ATGAACAAAAAATTATTGATTACAGCTGCGATTTTTGGAATTTTAGGAATTATCTTAGGTGCTTTTGCAGCTCATGGTTTGGAGAAATTAGTGGATGCAAAAGCGATAAAATCTTTTGAAACAGGTGTTCGTTACCAAATGTATCATGCCTTTTTCTTATTGATTTTAGGAAATACATCCTTTATGAGTCAAAAAGCAAAATCATATATTCTTACATTAGTTGTTTTAGGTGTGTTTTTCTTTTCTTTTTCAATTTATGGATTAGCTACTAATGCATTAACATCCTTTGATTTTAAGGCCATTGCCTTTGTTACACCAATTGGTGGATTGCTACTTATTTTGGCTTGGTTGGTATTGTTAATTAATATCTTAAAAACTAAGTTGGATTAA
- the pckA gene encoding phosphoenolpyruvate carboxykinase (ATP), producing the protein MVNSDQSTKTISLEKYGIKNAKINYQLSPDELQSRAVENGQGVETSNGTLAVNTGEFTGRSPQDRFIVKDDITKDRVWWGDINIPFDSDKFQKLYDKVVDYLSEKEVYVRDSYACADENYKLNIRVINEYPWSNMFAYNMFLRPTEDELKDFVPEWTVVNAPGFMADADIDGTRQHNFAILDFTRKIALIGGTGYTGEIKKGIFSALNFILPVFKNTLPMHCSANVGEDGDTAIFFGLSGTGKTTLSTDQNRSLIGDDEHGWTSENSVFNFEGGCYAKVINLSAEQEPEIYGAIKKGAILENVILDDNNNVDFADTSITQNTRVSYPIYHIENIKKPSVGNNPKNIFFLTADAFGVLPPISKLTPSQAAYHFISGYTAKVAGTEAGVVEPQPSFSACFGAPFMPLHPTKYAEMLSKKMKDAGVNVWLVNTGWTGGPYGVGTRIKLKYTRAMINAVLEGHLGLYNYNDYHIHSVFGVAQPRTCPGVPDEVLSPRTTWDNDEAYYKMAFKLSNEFRENFKQFESYASEEIRRGGPQRYTF; encoded by the coding sequence ATGGTAAATTCAGACCAATCTACGAAAACGATTTCGTTAGAAAAGTACGGAATTAAAAATGCAAAAATCAACTACCAATTATCTCCCGACGAACTACAATCTAGAGCCGTAGAAAATGGACAAGGTGTAGAAACTTCAAACGGAACGCTTGCAGTAAATACAGGCGAATTTACAGGGCGTTCTCCTCAAGATCGTTTTATTGTAAAAGATGATATTACTAAAGACCGTGTTTGGTGGGGCGATATTAATATTCCGTTTGATTCGGATAAGTTTCAAAAGCTCTACGATAAGGTCGTAGATTATCTTTCAGAAAAGGAAGTGTATGTTAGAGATAGCTACGCCTGTGCAGACGAAAACTACAAATTAAACATCAGAGTTATTAATGAGTATCCTTGGAGTAACATGTTTGCTTATAACATGTTTTTGCGTCCTACAGAAGATGAGTTAAAAGATTTTGTACCAGAATGGACTGTTGTTAATGCTCCAGGTTTTATGGCAGACGCAGACATTGATGGTACGCGTCAACACAATTTTGCGATTTTAGATTTTACAAGAAAAATTGCCTTAATTGGAGGAACTGGATATACAGGTGAAATTAAAAAAGGAATTTTTTCTGCATTAAACTTTATTCTTCCAGTATTTAAAAACACGTTACCGATGCACTGTAGTGCCAATGTTGGCGAAGATGGTGATACAGCAATTTTCTTTGGTTTATCTGGAACAGGAAAAACAACATTATCAACAGACCAAAACAGAAGTTTAATTGGTGACGATGAGCACGGTTGGACAAGCGAGAATTCTGTTTTTAATTTTGAAGGTGGTTGTTACGCTAAAGTAATTAATCTTTCTGCGGAGCAAGAGCCAGAAATTTATGGAGCTATTAAAAAAGGCGCTATTCTTGAAAACGTCATTCTTGATGATAATAACAATGTCGATTTTGCTGATACATCGATAACTCAGAATACTAGAGTAAGTTATCCTATTTATCATATAGAAAATATTAAAAAACCTTCAGTAGGTAATAATCCTAAAAATATTTTCTTTTTAACCGCAGATGCGTTTGGTGTGTTACCTCCAATCTCTAAGTTGACACCAAGTCAAGCAGCCTATCATTTCATTTCTGGATATACAGCTAAAGTAGCAGGAACAGAAGCTGGTGTTGTAGAGCCACAACCATCTTTTTCGGCGTGTTTTGGAGCACCTTTTATGCCGCTTCATCCTACAAAATATGCAGAGATGCTCAGCAAAAAAATGAAAGATGCTGGTGTAAATGTTTGGTTGGTTAATACCGGTTGGACTGGTGGACCTTATGGTGTTGGAACTAGAATAAAATTAAAATATACACGTGCAATGATTAATGCTGTTTTAGAAGGTCATTTAGGGCTTTATAATTACAATGATTATCATATTCACTCTGTTTTTGGAGTTGCACAACCAAGAACTTGTCCTGGAGTACCAGATGAGGTGTTAAGCCCAAGAACAACTTGGGATAATGATGAAGCTTATTACAAAATGGCTTTTAAATTATCTAATGAGTTTAGAGAAAATTTTAAACAGTTTGAATCTTATGCGTCAGAAGAAATTAGACGCGGTGGACCACAACGCTATACTTTTTAG
- a CDS encoding uroporphyrinogen-III synthase, which yields MKVKTILVSQPEPKIENSPYFDLQDRQKVKVDFRPFIHVEGVEAKEIRQQKIDLSKFSAIVLTSRNSVDHFFRVAEEMRFKVPDSMKYFCQSEAVAYYLQKYVVYRKRKIYVGKRTFEELSPLIKKYKDETFLLPTTDKVKPIIPSTLDNLGVKWTQATFYKTVISDLSDLENVTYDILVFFSPSGIDSLFKNFPDFKQNDTRLAVFGNTTIKAVEAKGLRVDIAAPTPETPSMTMALKKYIDQVNKGK from the coding sequence ATGAAAGTAAAAACGATATTGGTGTCACAGCCTGAGCCTAAAATTGAAAATTCACCTTACTTCGATTTACAAGATCGTCAAAAGGTAAAAGTAGATTTCAGACCGTTTATTCATGTTGAAGGCGTAGAAGCCAAAGAAATTAGACAACAAAAAATTGACTTAAGTAAATTTTCTGCTATTGTATTAACAAGTAGAAATTCTGTAGATCATTTTTTTAGAGTTGCTGAAGAAATGCGTTTCAAAGTGCCAGACTCAATGAAGTACTTCTGCCAATCAGAAGCTGTAGCTTACTATTTACAAAAATATGTGGTTTACAGAAAACGAAAAATTTATGTTGGTAAGCGTACTTTTGAAGAGCTTTCTCCATTAATAAAAAAATATAAAGACGAAACCTTTTTATTACCAACTACAGACAAGGTAAAACCAATTATACCTAGTACTTTAGATAATCTTGGTGTAAAATGGACACAAGCTACCTTCTATAAAACTGTAATAAGTGATTTATCTGACTTAGAGAATGTAACTTATGATATTTTAGTATTCTTTAGTCCATCAGGTATAGATTCTTTATTTAAAAACTTTCCAGATTTTAAACAAAACGACACACGTCTTGCAGTGTTTGGAAATACAACAATTAAAGCTGTTGAAGCAAAAGGACTTCGTGTAGATATTGCTGCACCAACACCAGAAACACCTTCAATGACTATGGCTTTAAAAAAGTATATTGACCAAGTTAATAAAGGTAAATAG
- a CDS encoding DUF4271 domain-containing protein codes for MLREYFTQDLYISLIIGCFVIVVTARQLFATRFIDFLAVIWNDRYIKIYAKEQRKIDVFTGLLFLNFIVTLGIFIFLSYSHLKDSNVFDNNYLLLILFSVIAITLIVKALIERLVAHFFEFSEFAKIYLFQKSTYKNISGLLLLLTNILLLFSKLDKKLVLYSTITILLLINISGFLRFLKLYQKAVISNFFYFLLYLCALEIGPYVILYKVIKDYFG; via the coding sequence ATGCTAAGAGAATACTTCACTCAAGATTTATATATCAGTCTAATCATAGGCTGCTTTGTTATTGTTGTGACTGCACGCCAATTGTTTGCAACTAGATTTATCGATTTTTTAGCTGTAATATGGAACGATAGGTATATTAAGATATATGCCAAAGAACAAAGAAAAATAGATGTTTTCACTGGTCTATTATTCTTAAATTTTATTGTAACACTAGGTATCTTTATTTTCCTTTCTTATTCACATTTAAAAGACTCAAACGTATTTGATAATAATTATCTGCTCCTAATTCTTTTCTCTGTTATAGCAATTACTTTGATTGTAAAGGCTTTGATAGAACGTCTTGTTGCTCATTTTTTTGAATTTTCAGAATTTGCTAAAATTTATTTATTTCAAAAATCTACTTATAAAAATATTTCTGGACTATTATTATTGCTTACTAATATTCTGTTATTATTCAGCAAATTGGATAAAAAACTAGTACTTTATTCAACAATCACTATACTATTATTAATTAATATCAGTGGTTTTTTAAGATTCTTGAAACTCTATCAAAAAGCTGTTATTTCTAATTTTTTCTATTTTTTATTGTATCTTTGCGCTCTCGAAATTGGACCTTATGTTATTTTGTATAAGGTAATTAAAGATTATTTCGGGTAA
- a CDS encoding polyprenol monophosphomannose synthase translates to MSDAIVIIPTYNEKENIKSIIEAVFLLPNDFHVLVVDDNSPDGTASIVEELKTIHKDNLHLLSREGKNGLGTAYIDGFKWCLKKDYQFIFEMDADFSHNPKDLVRLYDAANNMGSDVIVGSRYIKGVNVVNWPLTRILLSYGASLYVKLITGMRIQDPTAGFICYKREVLEVINLDEIKFIGYAFQIEMKFKAYKKGFKILEIPIIFTDRIRGKSKMSSGIISEAIFGVISLKWNSLFNKEK, encoded by the coding sequence ATGAGTGATGCCATAGTCATCATACCAACTTACAACGAGAAAGAGAATATAAAATCCATTATTGAAGCGGTTTTTTTATTACCCAATGATTTTCATGTTCTTGTTGTAGATGATAATTCTCCCGATGGGACAGCATCAATAGTTGAAGAACTAAAGACTATTCATAAGGATAATTTACACCTATTAAGTAGAGAAGGTAAAAACGGTTTGGGTACTGCATATATTGACGGATTTAAATGGTGCTTAAAAAAAGATTATCAATTTATCTTTGAGATGGATGCTGATTTTTCTCATAATCCTAAAGACTTGGTAAGATTATACGATGCAGCAAATAATATGGGGTCAGACGTTATCGTAGGTTCACGCTATATAAAAGGTGTTAATGTAGTTAATTGGCCGTTGACACGAATTTTGTTATCCTATGGCGCGTCATTATATGTGAAACTAATAACAGGAATGCGAATACAAGATCCAACCGCAGGATTTATTTGTTATAAAAGAGAAGTCCTAGAGGTCATAAATCTGGATGAAATAAAATTTATCGGTTATGCGTTTCAGATAGAAATGAAATTTAAAGCCTACAAAAAAGGTTTTAAAATTCTTGAGATTCCAATTATCTTTACAGACCGAATTAGGGGTAAATCAAAAATGTCAAGTGGAATAATTTCTGAGGCTATCTTTGGGGTGATTAGTCTTAAGTGGAATAGCCTTTTTAATAAAGAAAAATAA
- a CDS encoding dihydroorotase, whose amino-acid sequence MSKQTLIKNAKIVNEGAIIEGDILIEDNIIKEIESSISVKSADVNVIDVEGNHVFPGMIDDQVHFREPGLTHKANIETESKAAIAGGITSFIEMPNTNPQTTTIEKLEEKFDIAKQSSYANYSFMFGGTNDNLEEILKVDPKSVAGLKLFLGSSTGNMLVDDPDILEKIFSSTDLVISVHCEDEATIRENLAKAKAQYGDDIPMEMHSVIRSEEACYLSSSKAIELAKKTGARLHVFHLSTAKETELFTNKIPLKDKKITAEVCIHHLWFSDQDYKRKGSRIKWNPAVKTANDRDGLWKALLDDRIDVIATDHAPHTTEEKNNPYTSAPSGGPLVQHAFVALLEAYHNQKISLETIAQKTAHNPAILFDVEKRGYIKEGYYADIVIADLNSPWTVNKDNILYKCGWSPFEGNTFKSRITHTFVNGTLAYNNFKVMDVKAGQRLTFDRK is encoded by the coding sequence ATGAGTAAGCAAACACTTATAAAAAATGCAAAGATTGTCAATGAAGGCGCAATCATCGAAGGAGATATATTAATTGAAGATAACATAATCAAGGAGATTGAAAGCTCAATAAGTGTAAAGTCTGCTGATGTAAATGTAATTGATGTTGAAGGAAATCACGTGTTCCCTGGAATGATTGACGATCAAGTACATTTTAGAGAGCCAGGATTAACTCATAAGGCTAATATCGAAACAGAATCAAAAGCTGCTATTGCAGGAGGAATTACTTCTTTTATAGAGATGCCTAATACCAATCCGCAAACTACAACTATAGAGAAATTAGAAGAAAAATTCGATATAGCTAAGCAATCTTCATATGCTAATTACTCTTTTATGTTTGGTGGTACCAATGATAACTTAGAAGAAATTTTAAAGGTTGACCCAAAATCTGTAGCAGGATTAAAGTTGTTTTTAGGTTCATCTACAGGTAATATGTTGGTCGATGATCCTGATATATTAGAAAAAATATTTTCGAGTACTGATTTAGTAATTTCTGTGCATTGTGAAGACGAAGCTACAATAAGAGAAAATTTAGCTAAAGCAAAGGCTCAATATGGAGATGACATTCCTATGGAAATGCATTCTGTAATTAGAAGCGAAGAGGCTTGCTATTTGTCGTCTTCAAAAGCTATCGAGCTGGCCAAAAAAACAGGAGCACGGTTACACGTTTTTCACTTATCAACGGCAAAGGAAACAGAGCTTTTTACAAATAAAATTCCGTTGAAGGACAAAAAAATCACAGCCGAGGTTTGTATACATCACCTTTGGTTTTCAGACCAAGATTATAAAAGAAAAGGTAGTAGGATAAAATGGAATCCCGCTGTGAAAACTGCCAATGACAGAGACGGACTATGGAAAGCACTCTTAGATGACAGAATTGACGTGATTGCCACTGATCATGCTCCACATACCACTGAAGAAAAAAATAACCCATACACAAGTGCACCGTCTGGTGGACCACTAGTTCAGCACGCTTTCGTAGCACTGCTAGAAGCTTATCATAATCAAAAAATATCCTTAGAAACAATAGCTCAAAAAACAGCACACAATCCTGCAATTTTATTTGATGTCGAAAAAAGAGGCTATATAAAAGAAGGGTATTACGCCGATATAGTTATCGCAGATTTAAATAGTCCTTGGACGGTAAACAAAGATAATATACTTTATAAATGCGGTTGGTCTCCGTTTGAAGGAAATACTTTTAAAAGTAGAATTACACACACATTTGTAAACGGTACTTTAGCTTATAATAACTTTAAGGTTATGGACGTTAAAGCAGGACAGCGATTGACTTTTGATAGAAAATAA
- a CDS encoding DUF4296 domain-containing protein → MKQSISILLISIVFLACEPKLKPEKPDNLIARDKMVNVLHDMFVVSSAKGVSRSKLEVQGLNPEQYILRKHNIDSLQFATSNDYYAHDVETYKAIIEEIKVKLTTEKEKFVAIEKEEQEERKRIKDSIQKKMQIQKANPNLDAAKSSN, encoded by the coding sequence ATGAAACAAAGCATAAGCATATTATTGATTTCTATTGTTTTTTTGGCTTGCGAGCCAAAACTAAAGCCCGAAAAACCAGATAATCTTATTGCAAGAGATAAAATGGTTAACGTCTTGCATGATATGTTTGTTGTTAGTTCGGCAAAAGGTGTAAGTCGCTCAAAACTTGAAGTCCAAGGATTAAATCCGGAACAATATATCCTTAGAAAGCATAATATTGACAGTCTTCAATTTGCTACAAGTAATGATTATTATGCACATGATGTAGAAACTTATAAAGCTATAATCGAAGAAATCAAAGTCAAGTTAACGACTGAAAAAGAAAAATTTGTAGCGATAGAGAAAGAAGAGCAGGAAGAAAGAAAGAGAATAAAAGATTCTATCCAGAAAAAAATGCAAATTCAAAAAGCTAACCCAAATTTAGACGCGGCTAAGAGTAGCAATTAA
- a CDS encoding NAD-dependent epimerase/dehydratase family protein, which yields MILVTGGTGLVGSHLLYKLIKKGEKVRATFRRAHKLEATKHVFSYYSENWEELYNKIEWIDVDITDIPKLQDAFVSIDTVYHCAAFISFEPDKYKTLRQINIEGTANIVNLSISNHIKKLCYVSSIAAIGQTNNPEKLITENTTWNPEEDNSVYAITKYGAELEVWRGSQEGLDVVVVNPGIILGPGFWYSGGSGSLFNQIYKGLNFYTKGGSGYVDVLDVTKIMILLTESAIKNEGYILIAENLLFKNFNSKTAKALGISKKQNLIKSWQLNVLWRLDWLKHKVFGKRRQLSKQLAKTLSSITKHDNSKIKTALDFEFTPVDESIKRVSNLYLKDLKN from the coding sequence ATGATTTTAGTAACAGGCGGAACAGGATTAGTAGGCTCTCATTTATTATATAAACTTATTAAAAAGGGTGAAAAAGTAAGAGCTACATTCAGACGCGCCCACAAGCTAGAAGCTACAAAACACGTGTTTTCTTATTATTCTGAAAATTGGGAAGAATTATATAATAAGATTGAATGGATTGATGTAGATATTACTGATATCCCAAAACTTCAAGATGCTTTTGTAAGTATCGATACTGTTTATCACTGTGCGGCTTTCATTTCTTTTGAACCTGATAAATACAAAACCTTACGCCAAATCAATATTGAAGGTACAGCCAATATAGTTAATCTTAGTATTAGCAATCATATAAAAAAACTTTGCTATGTAAGTTCTATTGCTGCAATAGGGCAAACTAATAATCCTGAAAAATTAATAACAGAGAATACCACTTGGAACCCTGAAGAAGACAATAGTGTTTATGCTATTACAAAGTATGGTGCAGAGTTAGAGGTTTGGCGTGGATCACAGGAAGGATTAGATGTCGTTGTTGTTAATCCGGGAATAATTTTAGGCCCAGGTTTTTGGTATAGCGGCGGAAGCGGAAGTCTATTTAATCAGATTTACAAAGGATTAAATTTTTACACCAAAGGTGGCTCAGGCTATGTTGATGTTTTGGATGTTACTAAAATTATGATTCTACTTACAGAAAGTGCTATTAAAAACGAAGGTTATATACTTATTGCTGAAAATCTTTTATTTAAAAATTTTAATTCTAAAACGGCTAAGGCCTTAGGCATTTCAAAAAAACAGAACTTAATTAAGTCGTGGCAACTTAATGTTTTATGGCGATTAGATTGGTTGAAGCATAAAGTATTTGGTAAACGAAGACAATTGTCAAAACAATTAGCCAAAACACTTTCGTCAATTACTAAGCATGATAATTCTAAAATAAAAACAGCACTAGATTTTGAATTCACACCTGTTGATGAGAGTATAAAAAGAGTATCAAATCTTTATTTGAAGGACTTAAAGAATTAA
- the tyrS gene encoding tyrosine--tRNA ligase, whose product MGKNFVEELKWRGMLHDSMPGVEDHLGEAMRSAYVGFDPTADSLHIGNLVPIMLLAHYQRCGHQPVALVGGATGMIGDPSGKSSERNLLDEKTLRHNQEAIKGQLAHFLDFESDAPNAAKLVNNYDWMKEFSFLEFIRDVGKHITVNYMMAKDSVKNRISAESTNDGMSFTEFTYQLVQGYDFLHLYKANNCTIQMGGSDQWGNITTGTELIRRIGNGKGFAITCPLITKSDGSKFGKSEGGNVWLDAKRTSPYKFYQYWLNSSDEDAEKYIKIFTFLGQEEIESIVTMHKEAPHQRGLQKRLAEEITKMVHSKADFENAERASNVLFSKTFKADIATIDESTFLDVFEGVPQAELPKSDLDNGLDMIAALAAKTEFLKSNGEARRALKENSVSVNKEKVKEDYIISSEDLINSKYVILNKGKRNTYIIKVI is encoded by the coding sequence ATGGGAAAGAATTTTGTTGAAGAATTGAAATGGAGAGGTATGTTACATGATAGTATGCCAGGTGTCGAAGATCACTTAGGTGAAGCCATGCGAAGTGCTTATGTAGGATTTGATCCAACGGCCGATTCTTTGCATATTGGTAATTTGGTGCCTATAATGCTATTAGCACATTATCAGCGTTGCGGACATCAGCCAGTGGCTTTAGTTGGAGGTGCCACAGGTATGATTGGTGACCCATCTGGGAAATCTAGTGAGCGTAATCTGTTAGATGAAAAAACGCTAAGACATAATCAAGAAGCTATAAAAGGACAGCTAGCTCATTTTCTTGATTTTGAAAGTGATGCTCCGAATGCTGCAAAATTGGTTAACAATTACGATTGGATGAAGGAGTTTTCGTTCTTAGAATTTATTCGTGATGTTGGTAAGCATATTACCGTAAACTATATGATGGCTAAAGATTCTGTAAAAAATAGAATTTCTGCAGAATCAACAAATGACGGTATGAGTTTTACAGAATTTACATACCAATTGGTTCAAGGTTACGATTTTTTGCACTTATACAAGGCAAATAATTGTACAATACAAATGGGTGGAAGTGATCAATGGGGAAACATAACCACAGGGACAGAATTGATAAGACGCATAGGAAACGGTAAAGGTTTTGCAATTACTTGCCCATTAATCACAAAAAGTGATGGCTCTAAATTTGGTAAATCTGAAGGAGGAAATGTATGGTTAGATGCTAAAAGAACTTCACCATACAAATTTTATCAATATTGGTTAAACTCAAGTGACGAAGATGCTGAAAAATATATCAAGATTTTTACATTTTTAGGCCAAGAAGAAATTGAAAGTATTGTTACAATGCACAAAGAAGCACCTCATCAGCGTGGATTACAAAAAAGATTGGCTGAAGAAATTACTAAAATGGTACACTCTAAAGCTGATTTTGAAAATGCAGAGCGAGCATCAAACGTTTTATTCAGCAAAACATTTAAGGCAGATATAGCTACAATTGATGAGAGTACATTTTTAGATGTTTTTGAAGGTGTTCCACAAGCAGAACTGCCTAAGTCAGATTTGGACAATGGTTTAGATATGATTGCAGCACTAGCTGCTAAAACAGAATTCTTAAAGTCTAATGGCGAAGCAAGACGAGCACTAAAAGAAAATTCTGTATCCGTAAACAAAGAAAAAGTAAAAGAGGATTACATTATTTCTTCTGAAGATTTGATTAATAGTAAGTATGTTATTCTTAACAAAGGAAAACGTAATACTTATATCATTAAAGTTATTTAA
- a CDS encoding YHS domain-containing (seleno)protein has product MKISTIFLVFIVTISNAQSIDYNLKKGYVAEGYDVVEYFKNNAIEGKKSFIATHDNVKYKFVSQKNLDIFLNSPEKYIPQYGGYCAYAVAIDSKKVSVDAETFEIRDGKLYLFYNSWGINTLKKWEKNNVKGLQKKADQNWEAIKN; this is encoded by the coding sequence ATGAAAATTAGTACAATATTTCTTGTCTTTATTGTTACTATTAGCAATGCACAATCTATAGATTACAATCTAAAAAAAGGTTATGTTGCCGAAGGTTATGACGTGGTAGAATATTTTAAGAACAATGCTATTGAAGGCAAAAAAAGTTTTATAGCAACTCACGATAATGTAAAATATAAGTTTGTTTCTCAGAAAAACTTAGACATTTTTTTAAACTCACCAGAAAAATACATTCCGCAATATGGAGGTTATTGCGCATATGCTGTGGCTATTGACTCTAAAAAGGTAAGTGTTGACGCAGAAACCTTTGAAATACGAGATGGAAAACTCTATTTATTTTACAATTCTTGGGGAATAAATACCTTAAAAAAATGGGAAAAAAATAATGTGAAAGGTTTACAGAAAAAAGCCGACCAAAATTGGGAAGCTATTAAAAATTAA
- a CDS encoding acyl transferase: MIETDKIFNISSDEEFKELALKVFKFQFENNLVYRSFCDLLYKHPADITAIEDIPFLPIQFFKTHEVLSSKKSIQQTFTSSGTTGSITSQHHVTDLKIYEESFRQGFQYFYGKIEDYVILALLPSYLERDGSSLIYMADDIIKSSKHPESGFYLNNIDELADTLKSLESKGKKTILIGVSFALLDLVEKYDFNLQHTIIMETGGMKGRRKEMIRTELHNTLKRGFSVDQIHSEYGMTELLSQAYSKGHGIFKCPPWMKILTRDTEDALTVNTYQKSGGINIVDLANINSCSFIATQDLGKVLEDDTFEIIGRFDNSDIRGCNLMVL, encoded by the coding sequence ATGATAGAAACGGATAAAATTTTCAATATCTCATCAGATGAAGAATTTAAAGAATTAGCCTTAAAGGTCTTTAAATTTCAATTTGAAAATAATCTGGTCTATCGCTCGTTTTGTGATTTATTATATAAACATCCAGCAGATATCACAGCGATTGAAGACATTCCGTTTTTACCTATACAGTTTTTTAAAACTCATGAGGTTTTAAGTTCAAAAAAATCTATTCAACAAACGTTCACAAGTTCTGGTACAACTGGAAGTATAACAAGTCAGCATCATGTTACAGATTTAAAAATATACGAAGAAAGTTTTCGACAAGGGTTTCAATATTTTTATGGTAAAATTGAAGATTATGTCATTTTAGCATTACTACCTTCTTATTTAGAACGCGATGGTTCGTCATTAATTTATATGGCGGATGATATTATAAAATCATCAAAACATCCTGAAAGTGGTTTTTACCTCAATAACATAGATGAACTCGCTGATACTTTAAAATCGCTTGAATCAAAAGGAAAAAAAACAATTTTAATCGGTGTTTCTTTTGCGTTACTTGACTTAGTTGAAAAATATGATTTTAATCTACAACACACTATTATCATGGAGACTGGTGGCATGAAAGGTCGACGAAAAGAAATGATTAGAACTGAATTGCATAACACATTAAAAAGAGGATTTAGTGTAGACCAAATACATAGCGAATATGGCATGACTGAACTTTTGAGTCAGGCATACTCAAAAGGTCATGGCATTTTTAAATGTCCACCTTGGATGAAAATCCTTACTCGTGACACAGAAGACGCACTTACTGTAAATACATATCAAAAGTCCGGAGGTATAAATATTGTTGATTTAGCTAATATCAATTCGTGCTCATTTATTGCTACTCAAGATTTAGGAAAAGTTTTAGAAGATGATACTTTTGAGATTATTGGTCGGTTTGATAACTCTGATATTCGTGGTTGTAATCTTATGGTTTTGTAA